ATCGACGCGCGCCTGGGCGAGTCCCACCGCCGGCTGTCGGAACAGGTGGCCGCCGCCCCGACCGTGCGGGCGCCGATCGCCAAGCCGGAACCGCTGTCGCCCTTCGGCCCCGATCCCTTCCCCAGCTTCGGCCCCGCCGAGGGCGCCGCCGCCGATCCGCTGGCGCGCCAGGCCTTCTCAGCCCCGGAGACCGGCCCCGACGCGCCGGACGGCTTCCCGGGCCAGCCCTTCTCCAGCGAGCCCGAACGGCCGGCCTTCGACGCCGAGGACTTCGAGGCCGCCGACGGCTTCGCGCCCATCGGCGAACACGCCGACGAACACCAGGATGAAGAGCCGGTCGAGGAGGTCTATGAGGCCCCTATCGGCTCCAACACTGTGGCCGCGCCGCCTGAAACCGGCCGCCCGCTCTCTACTCGCGAAGTCATCGAGCAGGCCCGCGCCGCCGCCCGCGCCTCGGTGCAGAACGAAGGCAAGGGCAAGAGGGCCAAGGAACCCAAGACGGCCCGTCCGGAAAAGGCCGCCAAGGTCGCCAAGGAGCCGGGGACCTCGCTGTTCTCCAGCTTTGGCGCGCGACCCAAGCGTCGCGCCGGTTCGTCGCTGCAGACCGCCCTGATGGTGGTGGGCGGCGCGGCCTGCCTCAGCCTGGCCACCGCCAGCTTCATGCTGATGGATGGCAAACCCGGTGGCGCGCCTCCCAAGCGGGTCGCCGATGCGCTCGCCGCCATGAACGGCGGCAAGTCGCAGGAAATCATGGCCGCCGAGGCCGACACCACCCCCTTCGGCGACGGCCCCCGTGTGGCCATCGCCCTGTCGCCCCAGCCCATCGCGCCCGGGACCCCGCCGGTGGCCGACCTGGCCCAGCGCTTCGCAACCGCGGCTGCGGCGGTGGAGGCCAAGCAGGCCGGGGGGCTGGATCAGCTCAAGGCCGTCGCCAGTCTCGGCCACGCGCCCGCCCAGTTCTACCTCGCCAAGCTCTACGAGAACGGCACGGGCGGGGTGAAGAAGGACCTCATCGAGGCCCGCCGCTGGACCGAGCGCGCCGCCGAGGGCGGCGATCCCAAGGCGATGCACAACCTGGGCATCTCCTACATTTCCGGCGCCGGCGGCCCGAAGAACTCCACCACCGCGGCCCAGTGGTTCCGCCGCGCCGCCGACCTGGGCCTGGTGGACAGCCAGTACAATCTCGCGGCCCTCTACGAGCAGGGCCTGGGGGTCGGCCAGAACGCGGCGGAGTCCTACAAGTGGTATCTGGTCGCCGCTCGCACGGGCGACGGCGAGGCCCGCTCCAGCGCTCAGCGGGTGGCCGCCGGCCTCTCGCCCGACGCCCGCACCGTGGCCGAGCGCGCGGCCGCGGCGTTCCGCGCCAACACGCCCAACCCCTCGATCGCCCCGGCCACCGCCCTGGCGGCAGGCCCGGCCTCACCGACGGTCGTCACCGCCCAGCGCGCGCTGTCCCGGCTCGGCTACTATCAGGGCCCCACCGACGGCAGCGCCTCGGGCGCCCTCAAGCTGGCCGTCGCCGCCTACCAGCGCGACCAGGGCATGCAGGCCACGGGCACGCTCGATCCTCCGACGGTTTCCAAGCTTTCCGTCTTCACGCGGTAACAGCCCCGCCATAGAAGGCGACCTTGGACCTCTATCTCCCCATCGCCGAAGTCTCGGTGAACGCGCCGCTCCTGGTGGCGCTCGGCGCCCTTGTCGGGTTCATCTCCGGGATGTTCGGCATCGGCGGCGGCTTCCTGATGACGCCGGTCCTGGTGCTGATGGGCATCCCGCCGGCCGTCGCCGTGGCCAGCATGGCCAACCACGTTGCGGCCTCCTCGACCTCCAGCGTCATCTCCTACACCCGCAAGCGGGCGGTGGATTTCCGCATGGGCGGGGTGCTTGCGGCGGGGGGTGTGGTTGGCGCGATCGTGGGGGTGGAGATCTTCCGCTGGCTCCGGCTGCTGGGCCAGGCCGACCTGGTGGTCTCGCTCTCCTACCTGCTCTTCCTAGGCGTCATCGGCGGCCTGATGCTGATGGAGTCGGTGCAGTCCATCCTGCGCCGCCGCAGCGGCAAACCGCCCAAGCCGCGCGGCGACCGCCGTCCGCCTTGGCTCTATGGCCTGCCGTTCAAGATGCGCTTTCCGCGTTCGCGGCTCTATATCAGCATCATCCCGCCGATCCTGCTGGGGGTCTTCGTGGGCGTCCTCTCGGCGATCATGGGGGTGGGTGGCGGCTTCATCCTGGTCCCAGCGATGGTCTACATCCTGCGCATGCCGGCCGGCGTGGTGGTGGGCACCAGCCTGTTTCAGATCATCATCACCACCTCGCTGACCGGAGTGCTGCAGGCCGGCCGCAACCAGACCGTCGATATCGTCCTGGCTACTCTCCTGCTGGTGGGCGGTGTGCTGGGCGCGCAACTCGGCGCCAAGGCCTCTTCGCGCTTCCGGGCCGAGGAGTTGCGCGCCGTGCTGGCCCTGATCGTCTTGGCTGTCGGCCTGCGGATGGGCCTGGGCCTGTTCTTCACGCCGGACGAGCCCTTCATCCTGATGTCTGGGATGGGCTGATGGCGCTCGAGATCCCCAGCCCCACGGCGCCCCAGCTCACCGCCTCGCCCGCCGCGGTGTCGGCGGCGCTGACGACGACCCAGGTGCGGGTGACCTCCGGCTTCCGGGGCGCGCGCATCGTGCTCTACGGCGCGGTCTTCGATCCCACCACCAAGCCCAGCGACGTGGTGGTTATCGTGCGTGGCCCGGAACAGCCGATCCGCATCGCCCGCAAGACCAAGGTGGCCGGGGTCTGGATCAACAGCCGCCCCGTGGTGTTCCGCGGCGCGCCCGGCTTCTACATGACCGCCTCGACCCGGCCCCTGGACGACATCGCCGGCTTCGGGACCCTGCGCCGCCTGGGCGCGGGCATCGACCACCTGGCCATCAACGCCCCCTTCGAGCAGCACATCGAGACCCGCTACGGTGTCCGCGACGTGGTGGTGAGCCGGCTGGGGGGCGACTATCTGGACTGGCGCCGCGCCGTGGTGCGGCTAAAGGAGAACGCTGGCCTCTACGACGCCGACGACAAGGGCGTGGTCTTCGTCGACAAGGACCTGTTCAAGGCCGAGATCGACCTGCCCACGGACGCTCCGATCGGCCAGTACCAGGCGCAGATCATCCTGTTCCAGGACGGCCAGCCGGTCTCGCGCAAGGTCCGATCCCTGACGGTGGAGAAGGCCGGGATCGAGCGGACTCTTTACCTCTTCGCCCATCGTAGCCCATGGTTGTATGGCTTGGTCTCGATGGCCCTGGCGCTTGGCGCGGGCTGGGCCGCCTCGGTCGCCTTCCGGAGGAACTGACGCCTGTGATGGACGCCGAGACCTCCGCGCCCAAGCCGATGTGGGCCATCGCCCTGATCGGCCTGGCCGCCTTTCCGCTTTCCGCCAGCCTCTACGCCTATGGTCCGCCGCAATGGTCGAGCCATGCGCTGAATGTGCTGCTGGCCTGGTCGGCGATCATGTTGGGCTTCCTGGGAGGCATCCGCTGGGGCCTGGAAAGCAGCCGCGAGGCGCCGCGCTGGCAGAGGCTGGCGGGGTCCATCATCTCGCCGATCGTCGGCTTTGGCCTGATCGTGGCTCGCGGCGACATCCCGACCTCATGGATCATCACCGGCCTGATGGGCGCCTTCATCGTCCAGTGGCTGTTTGACCATTCCGCGCCAGACGTGCCGGCTCGCTACCCCCGCCTGATGACGGTCCTGACCCTGGGGGCCTCGGTGTCCCTGGCCATGGCCCTGGAACAGGCGATGAAGATGTAGGGGATCAGTCCCCGACGACCGAGCGCCAGCCCACGGCGTGGACGCGAGTCCCGCCCAGGGCGCCGCAGAGCGGGTCGCGGGCGAACAGTCCCGAAAAGGCCCGGTCGCGGATATTGAGGCCGCCGGCATAGGCGCCAAAGGCGGGAACCACCAGCCGCTCCCCGTCGGTGACGAAGCAGCGCCGCCGCACCGTGCCACGGGAGGCGGTGACCTTGGCGCAGGGGTGCAGGTGACCCGCCACCTCGCCGGGCTGTAACCCCGCCTGGGGTTCGTGGCGCAGCAGCAGGCCCGCCACCGTAAGCTCGTCGGCCACTTCGCCCGGCAGGGCGCGGGGGCCGTCCGCGTCGTGGTTGCCGATCACCCAGATCAGCCGGGTCAGGCCGGCCAGGGTGCGCAGCTGCTCGGCGTCGTCGGCCGCCAGCCGGTCCTCCGAGGCGCGATCGTGGAAGGTGTCGCCCAGCAGCACGACGGCGGCCGGACGGGTGGCCGCGATCTCGGCGGTCAGGCGGCGCAGGGTGTCGCGGGTGTCGTAGGGCGGCAGCATCTGGCCCCGGGCGGCATAGGCGCTGCCCTTCTCGAGGTGCAGGTCAGCCACCACCAGCATGGCCTGCGCTGCGATCCACAGCGCCCCGCTGGCGCGCAGGGTCACCGCTGCGCCGCTGAGCGTCGTGCGCAGGCCGCCGCAGGGGCTGGGGGCCCAGTCATAGACGTGGCGGGGCTGGGCCAGCGCGCTCATGCGATGGCCTCGGCGATCAGGTCGCCTTCCGCCTCCGCCAGGATCATCTCGCCGGCCGCGCCGGGCGTCCGCTCCTTGCCGATCTCCAGCAGGATGGGCACGGAGAAGGGCGACAGGTGATCGAGCGCCGCATGGCGGATCTTGCCCTTGATGCGGGCCAGCAGCTGCCCCAGCCGCGCAACGTCCACCAGGCCGGTGGCCGCATCCTCGCGGGCGCAGCGCAACAGCAGGTGGTCCGGCTGGTGGCGGCGCAGCACGTCGTAGATGAGGTCGGTGGAGAAGGTCACTTGCCGTCCGGACTTCTGCTGCTCGCCTGGGAATCGCCGTTCGATGAGCCCGGAGATGATCGCACAACCCTTGAAGGCGCGCTTCATCATGAAGCTCTCCGACAACCAGGATTCCAGGTCGTCGCCCAGCATGTCCTCGGCGAACAGTTCGTCGAAATCGAGTCCGTCCAGCGGGTTCAGCGCCCAGACCGCCACCGCATAGTCGTTGCAGACGAACCCCAGGGGCGCGGCGCCCATCCGCTCCAGCCGTCGGGTCAGCAGCATGGCGAGCGTGGTGTGGGCCAGGCGCCCCTCGAAGGGATAGCAGACGATGAAGTTGCGCTTGCCCCTCGGGAAGGTCTCCAGCAGCAGCTCCTCCTCCTTCACGATCAGCGAGCGGTCCTTCTGGATCTCCAGCCATTCGCGCACATCGTTGGGCAGCACCTTCCAGTGGGTCTCGTCGAACATCAGCTCGCGGACCCGCTTGGCCAGGAAGGTCGAAAGCGCGAACTTCGAGCCGCCCCAGGAGGGCATCTTGGGGTCCTTGCCCATGGCCGGGCGCACCAGGACGTCCAGCCCCGTCACCGCCACCAGGGACCAGACCTGGCCGGCGAAGATGAAGGTGTCGCCGGGCTCCAGCATCTCCACATAACCCTCTTCCACCTCGCCGATCTTGCGCCCGCCCTGCAGGCGCTTGCCCATGGCGATGCGCACGGCCAGCACGGCGGGCGACAGGATGGCGCCGACGTTCATCCGGTGGCGCTGGGCTGTGGCCTGGTCGCGCACCCGCCACAGGCCGTCCTGGCCCTTCACGATCCGACGGAAGCGGTCATAGGTCTTGAGCGCGTAGCCGCCGGTGGAGACGAAATCCACGACCTGTTCGAAGTCTTCCCAAGCGAGATCCCGATAGGGCCCTGCGGTGACCAGTTCGTCATAGAGCTTCAAGAGGTCGAAGGGTTCGGAACAGGCGCAGCCCATGACGTGCTGGGCCAGGACGTCCAGCGCGCCAGTTCGCGCCGCGTCGCCGTCGAACCGGTTCTCGGCGATGGCCTCGCGGGCGGCCTGACACTCCAGCATCTCGAAGCGGTTGGCGGGCACGAAGAGGGCGCGGCTGGGTTCGTCCAGCCGGTGGTTGGCCCGCCCGATTCTCTGCACCATGCGCGACGCGCCCTTGGGCGAGGCCAGCTGGATGACCAGGTCCACGTCCCCCCAGTCGATGCCGAGATCAAGCGTCGAGGTGCAGACCACAGCGCGCAGCTCGCCTCGCGCCATGGCCGCCTCCACCTTGCGCCTCTGCTCGGCGGCCAGGCTGCCGTGGTGCAGGGCGATGGGCAAATCGTCGTCGTTCAGCTTCCAGAGTTCCTGGAAGGCGAACTCGGCCTGGAAGCGCGTGTTGACGAAGACCAGCGCCGTGCGGGCCTGCTTGATGGCCTCATAGACCTCCGGCATGGCGTGCTGGGCGGTGTGGCCGGCCCAGGGCACCCGGCCCTCGGCCAACAGCATGTCGACGATCGGCGCCGCCCCGGCGGGACCACGCACCAGATCGACCTGGTTCTCCAGCTCCGGCGCCGCGCAGCCCAACCAGCGGCGGATCACATCTGGATCATCCACGGTCGCCGACAACCCCACCCGGCGCATCCTGGGCGCGAAGGTCTGAAGGCGGGCCAGGTCCAGGGCCAGCAGATCGCCGCGCTTGGAGGCATGGATGGCGTGGATCTCATCGACGATGACGCAGGCCAGGTCCTCGAAATAGAGCCGCGCGCCTTCCCAGGCGCAGAACAGGGCCAACTGCTCCGGCGTGGTCAGCAGGATGTCCGGTGGCTTGATCCGCTGCCGCTGGCGGCGCGCCTGGCCGGTGTCTCCGGTGCGGCTCTCGGCCACGATGGGCAGGCCCATCTGGAGGATCGGGGCCATCAGGTTGCGCTCGACGTCGACCGCCAGCGCCTTCAGCGGCGAGATATAGAGGGTGTGGATGCCGCGCGGCGTATTGGCCTTTGGGCGCTCGGCCAGCTCGATCAGGCTGGGCAGGAAACCGGCCAGGGTCTTGCCGCCGCCGGTGGGCGCGATCAGCAGGGCGTCGCGCCCGGCGCGGCTCTTGGCCACCATCTCCAGCTGGTGTTCGCGCGCGCTCCAGCCGCGGGCCGCAAACCAGTCCGCGAACCTCGGGGGCAGGAGGGGAGGGGCGGCGCCCGCGTCTTCGGCCATCCCTGCCCCTATAGCATGTTCCCGTTCCGTTTCACGCGCAAAGGCGCGTCGGTCAGGGCCTAGCGGGCGCCTCCGCCTTCGCGCCGCTCATCTGCGGCACATAGAGTCCCGTGGCGAACTTGGCGGCCATGCCCTCGACGCGCATCCGTGAGCCGTACTGGGCGCAAGGGTCGGGCTTGGCGAGCTTGATGGGCTTCCTGTCCTTGGCGGTCATGGCCTTGGCGGCGGCGTCGGCGAAGGGTTCGGCGAACTGCAGGGCGTCTCCGATCCGGCTGAGGGAGGGATTGTCGGTCCCCACCGCCATCCCCTGCCGTGTCCAGGTTATGGCGGCCAGTTGCTGGCCGTCGGCGCCCACCATCTCGGCCTCGACGCCCAGGCCACCCAAGGTGCCGGGCGCGCGCAGGCCGATGGGACCGGGGATGAAAAAACCAGCCGCCGCCGAGGCCGCCGAACTCATGCGGCCCGTGGGGCGCACATGGCTGAGCACGGCGCGCACCTTGGCGTCGGCGGCGCCGTCGGGGGCGGCGATCTCGTAGCGTTCGGATAGTTCGAAACAGAGTTGCGCGTCGATCTCCCGCAGCAGGGTCGTGCGCTCGGTCGGCGTCATCCATTCAGCGGTGTTCTTGGCAACCAGGGTGGGCGCCAGCGCGACCCGGCCCACCCTCTCCAGCCCCGCCTCGTCCTTGCGGTCAGATACGCTGGCCCGCACCGCGTCCGGCTTCGCCGCCAGGCCGTCATAGGTCGATAGCATCCCGGTTTGCCGGGTGGGGGTGCTGCAGGCGGCGAGCGCCAGGAGCGGCAGGACAAGCAGGAACTTCATGAGGCAATCCGGCGGCCGCGTTCGGCCAGGTCCCAGGCAAATGGGTAGCTCCCCCGGAGGTTCCTGTCACCCGAAGTCGGTGACCTCCAAGACCCCGGTCAACCCCGTGAGCTTGATCGCGTTGGAGAGGGTGTTGGCGCCGCCGCTGTCGGCGAAGACGTAGGTCCCGTCCTCCAGTCCGCCCGACGATCCCACCACGGCGATCACCACGACGTCGCGCGAGCCTCCGGAAATCAGCGACGTCGCATCGAGCAGGGCCTGGGCGTAGGACCCGGCGTTCGAGCCGGCCAGGAAGTTGGAACTGGTGACGGTGATCCCCACCGAAAGGATGTCATCGGCGGTCGCGTTGAAGCCGGAAATCACGTCCAGCGACCCGGCGGTGGAAACCGAGTCTCCGGCGACAAAGACGAAACGGTCGGCGCCGCCGGCTCCGGCCGCGAAGGTGTCGGCGCCCGCTCCGCCGGTGAAGGTCTCCGCGCCCGCGCCGCCGGTCAGCATATCTGCGCCAGCGCCGCCCTGCAGGATCCCGCCGCCGCTCGCGCCGTTGACGAGGGTGTCGGCGCCGTCGCCGCCCGACAGCGTGTCGGAGGCCGCGCCGGAGGCGGTGATGGAGTCGTTTCCGCCGCCGCCTGTGATGTTGTTGGCGCCGCCGGCCCCGACAACGGTGTCGGCGCCCTCGCCCGCGGTCACCGTGTCGCCATCGGCGCCACCGGTGATCAGGTCGCTGCCCGCGCCGCCGTCGAAATGGTTGGCCCCATCGCCGCCGGTCAGGGTGTCCGCCCCATCGCCGCCCAGCAGAGTGTCCACGTCCGTTCCCGCGAGCAGGCTGTCGTCACCGCCGCCGCCATCGAGCCGGTTGACCCCGGCCCCCGCATCCAGCGTGTCAGCGTCCTCGCCGCCTGAGAGCGTGTCGCCCTGGCCGCCGCCCAGCAGGGAGTCGGCGCCCAGGCCGCCGATTCCGACGTTGGCGCCAGACCCAAGGGAGATGCGGTCGTTGCCGTCCCCGCCATCGATCGTGTCGGCGCCCGCCCCTCCGGTCAGCAGGTCGGCGCCAAGGCCGCCGGTGGCGAAATTGGTCCCGTCCCCCAGGTCCACCGCATCGTCGCCTTCGCCGGCGGTCACGGTGTCGCCGTCGTCGCCACCGACAAAGGAGTCGTTTCCCGTCCCCAGGTCGGTGAGGTCGTTTCCGCCTTCATGGTTGTCGACGGTGTCGTCGCCGGCCCCGCTGAAGACCACATCGTCGCCCTCGCCAGCGATGATCTCATCCGAGCCGAGATCGCCGAACAGCAAGTCATTGCCGTCGTAGCCGTCTATGAAGTCGTTCCCCTGCCCGCCCAGCAGGGTGTCCTTGTCGATGCCGCCATAGATTTCGTCGTCGCCCAGATTGCCGTGCGCATAGTTGGCGCCGTCGCCTGGCGTCAGGACGTCGTTCCCCTGGCCGCCCAGCAGGGTGTCATTCCCGTCGCCGGAAATGATGTCGTCCTCGCCCTGGTTGCCCTGGACGAAATTGTCGCCATCGCCGGCGTCGGCGAAGTCGTCGCCGTCTCCCAGCAAGATGATGTCATTCCCCTCGGAGGACAGCACCTGGTCGTTGCCGGCCCCAGCATCGACAGAGTCCTGGTCGCCCGGGCCTCCGTAGTTCAGCAGGACGTCATCGCCGGCCCCGCCCATCAGGGTGGAGGACCCGTCGCCAGCCAGCAGGAAGTCGTCTCCGAGGTCGCCGAACACCAGGTTGCCGCCTTCGAAGGCGTCGATGGAATCGTTTCCCTGACCCCCCAGCATGGTGTCGGCGCCCGTCCCGGCCAACAGTATGTCGTCGCCCAGATTGCCGTGGACGTAGTTGTTCCCATCGCCCGCGTCGATGGAGTCCACGCCCTGGCCGCCCAACAGGGTGTCGGCCCCGCTGTCCGCCAGCAGCAGGTCGTCACCCTGGTTGCCCTGCATGAAGTTGGCCCCCGCGGCGCCGTCCAGGGTGTCGCCGCCGCCGCCGCCGAACAAGGCGTCGCCGCCCGGGGAATTGACGGCTGAGAGATCTGTTCCGGCGCTTGCGCCGATCACCAGGCGGCTGCTGTCGGGGAACACGCTGGCGGTGTAATCGACAGCCAAATTGGCCGGATCAAACGAGATCGTCCGGCCCGCATAGGTCAGGTCGATCCTGGCCGGGCTGGCCCCCGACGCAGCAACATAGGCTACGGAGACGCGTGTGGCCGTAGCCACGCCGGTGAAGACCAAGACATCGCCCGACGTGAAGGCAGATTGCTGCGCCGTCGTAATGGTATCGAAGAAGTAGTTGGCCATGGACCTCGCCGATCAGATCGCCGCGAGCTCCAAACGCTGCCGTTCTGCAACTCGCAGTTCACGCCGCCCGCTGCGACAGGTTGAGCTCCGGAACTGGGCCGTAAAGCGAATTCTACCTATGCGCGTTCTTTGGAGTTCTATTCCGCGCGGGAACGCGCACGGGACGGAGCCCCGGCGTCAGCCAAATGGCCTGAACCGGTGACGAATCCTCAAGCGCGGGCGGGATTTTCCAGACGGCTCATCCAGTGATCGGCGTCGTAGGTCGCATCCCCGGTCAGGTGGCGCCACAGCTTGATGCGGTTGACGTACTCCAGCCGCCCGGTGTCCTGCTCGAACCAGGGCTCTGGGCTCATCAGAATGGACTCCACCGTCTCGGGCTGGGCGCTCTTCACATAGAAGATCGGCCGCGGATTGGGTTGGGCGGGCAGGGTCGCCACGTCCCACTGACGCACCTGGGGGGTGCTGGGGTTCATGCGGATCTTGAACATGGTCCGCGTACGGTCGGCGTGGTTCACCCCGCCCCCGTGCCACAGCCCGTTGTGCAGGAAGAGCAGGGTGCCGGCCTCGCAGACCATATGCTGCTGGCCCCGCATGTTCTGGTAACGGCCCAGCGCCACCTCGCTGACCTTACGCAGATGGGTGCCGGGGATGAAGCGGGTGCCGCCCATCTCGCGGGTGACCTTGTGTGGGTAGTACATGACCTGCAGGTCGAAGCCCTTCGACGGGTCGACCGTGGAGTCCTGGTGGGTGTGCTGGGAGACGTTCTCGCCGCCGCCGGCCTCGTGATAGGCGGGCGGGAAGGTG
The sequence above is drawn from the Phenylobacterium glaciei genome and encodes:
- a CDS encoding peptidoglycan-binding protein, whose product is MTLGEWLNRMILEDEGPEEVTSETYFTERAADEDEVEPVRPEAFLAPAPREVFRDEPLRHDAPRTEAPRPQAPLRPPEPATRYEAPEHPADEIGRVTLALDRLTDRIEHSEGRAGLAISAVEHSVRDALSRIEIAERENVAVAARFEGAVDEARTEQTRLAERLRRVEGEAAGPRSAEALRALEQALGKVANHLYEGEARTRETLTALRERVDEVQTHGGGGDPTVVIEEVVSRVGDRLADAEARTAAAMEGLKDAFSSVDGRLRAVEGGASPALDRRLEQLAANLSSRVDAARGEIAQKLQVSAEGRFDRMERKLAEMSDHVRLAEQRSAQAIEKMGREVLTVADNLNRRVQATEHRSADAIETVGGEVARIAQAMESKLGRTDSVHAEALERLGAEIGRITEKLSERIANAERRSAQAIDDVGEQVARVTERMNQRSERASDDLVERIRQSEERTARMLEEAREKIDARLGESHRRLSEQVAAAPTVRAPIAKPEPLSPFGPDPFPSFGPAEGAAADPLARQAFSAPETGPDAPDGFPGQPFSSEPERPAFDAEDFEAADGFAPIGEHADEHQDEEPVEEVYEAPIGSNTVAAPPETGRPLSTREVIEQARAAARASVQNEGKGKRAKEPKTARPEKAAKVAKEPGTSLFSSFGARPKRRAGSSLQTALMVVGGAACLSLATASFMLMDGKPGGAPPKRVADALAAMNGGKSQEIMAAEADTTPFGDGPRVAIALSPQPIAPGTPPVADLAQRFATAAAAVEAKQAGGLDQLKAVASLGHAPAQFYLAKLYENGTGGVKKDLIEARRWTERAAEGGDPKAMHNLGISYISGAGGPKNSTTAAQWFRRAADLGLVDSQYNLAALYEQGLGVGQNAAESYKWYLVAARTGDGEARSSAQRVAAGLSPDARTVAERAAAAFRANTPNPSIAPATALAAGPASPTVVTAQRALSRLGYYQGPTDGSASGALKLAVAAYQRDQGMQATGTLDPPTVSKLSVFTR
- a CDS encoding sulfite exporter TauE/SafE family protein, coding for MDLYLPIAEVSVNAPLLVALGALVGFISGMFGIGGGFLMTPVLVLMGIPPAVAVASMANHVAASSTSSVISYTRKRAVDFRMGGVLAAGGVVGAIVGVEIFRWLRLLGQADLVVSLSYLLFLGVIGGLMLMESVQSILRRRSGKPPKPRGDRRPPWLYGLPFKMRFPRSRLYISIIPPILLGVFVGVLSAIMGVGGGFILVPAMVYILRMPAGVVVGTSLFQIIITTSLTGVLQAGRNQTVDIVLATLLLVGGVLGAQLGAKASSRFRAEELRAVLALIVLAVGLRMGLGLFFTPDEPFILMSGMG
- a CDS encoding TIGR02186 family protein, which encodes MALEIPSPTAPQLTASPAAVSAALTTTQVRVTSGFRGARIVLYGAVFDPTTKPSDVVVIVRGPEQPIRIARKTKVAGVWINSRPVVFRGAPGFYMTASTRPLDDIAGFGTLRRLGAGIDHLAINAPFEQHIETRYGVRDVVVSRLGGDYLDWRRAVVRLKENAGLYDADDKGVVFVDKDLFKAEIDLPTDAPIGQYQAQIILFQDGQPVSRKVRSLTVEKAGIERTLYLFAHRSPWLYGLVSMALALGAGWAASVAFRRN
- a CDS encoding DUF3429 domain-containing protein; translated protein: MDAETSAPKPMWAIALIGLAAFPLSASLYAYGPPQWSSHALNVLLAWSAIMLGFLGGIRWGLESSREAPRWQRLAGSIISPIVGFGLIVARGDIPTSWIITGLMGAFIVQWLFDHSAPDVPARYPRLMTVLTLGASVSLAMALEQAMKM
- the pdeM gene encoding ligase-associated DNA damage response endonuclease PdeM, whose translation is MSALAQPRHVYDWAPSPCGGLRTTLSGAAVTLRASGALWIAAQAMLVVADLHLEKGSAYAARGQMLPPYDTRDTLRRLTAEIAATRPAAVVLLGDTFHDRASEDRLAADDAEQLRTLAGLTRLIWVIGNHDADGPRALPGEVADELTVAGLLLRHEPQAGLQPGEVAGHLHPCAKVTASRGTVRRRCFVTDGERLVVPAFGAYAGGLNIRDRAFSGLFARDPLCGALGGTRVHAVGWRSVVGD
- a CDS encoding ligase-associated DNA damage response DEXH box helicase; its protein translation is MAEDAGAAPPLLPPRFADWFAARGWSAREHQLEMVAKSRAGRDALLIAPTGGGKTLAGFLPSLIELAERPKANTPRGIHTLYISPLKALAVDVERNLMAPILQMGLPIVAESRTGDTGQARRQRQRIKPPDILLTTPEQLALFCAWEGARLYFEDLACVIVDEIHAIHASKRGDLLALDLARLQTFAPRMRRVGLSATVDDPDVIRRWLGCAAPELENQVDLVRGPAGAAPIVDMLLAEGRVPWAGHTAQHAMPEVYEAIKQARTALVFVNTRFQAEFAFQELWKLNDDDLPIALHHGSLAAEQRRKVEAAMARGELRAVVCTSTLDLGIDWGDVDLVIQLASPKGASRMVQRIGRANHRLDEPSRALFVPANRFEMLECQAAREAIAENRFDGDAARTGALDVLAQHVMGCACSEPFDLLKLYDELVTAGPYRDLAWEDFEQVVDFVSTGGYALKTYDRFRRIVKGQDGLWRVRDQATAQRHRMNVGAILSPAVLAVRIAMGKRLQGGRKIGEVEEGYVEMLEPGDTFIFAGQVWSLVAVTGLDVLVRPAMGKDPKMPSWGGSKFALSTFLAKRVRELMFDETHWKVLPNDVREWLEIQKDRSLIVKEEELLLETFPRGKRNFIVCYPFEGRLAHTTLAMLLTRRLERMGAAPLGFVCNDYAVAVWALNPLDGLDFDELFAEDMLGDDLESWLSESFMMKRAFKGCAIISGLIERRFPGEQQKSGRQVTFSTDLIYDVLRRHQPDHLLLRCAREDAATGLVDVARLGQLLARIKGKIRHAALDHLSPFSVPILLEIGKERTPGAAGEMILAEAEGDLIAEAIA
- a CDS encoding DUF3313 family protein, whose protein sequence is MKFLLVLPLLALAACSTPTRQTGMLSTYDGLAAKPDAVRASVSDRKDEAGLERVGRVALAPTLVAKNTAEWMTPTERTTLLREIDAQLCFELSERYEIAAPDGAADAKVRAVLSHVRPTGRMSSAASAAAGFFIPGPIGLRAPGTLGGLGVEAEMVGADGQQLAAITWTRQGMAVGTDNPSLSRIGDALQFAEPFADAAAKAMTAKDRKPIKLAKPDPCAQYGSRMRVEGMAAKFATGLYVPQMSGAKAEAPARP
- a CDS encoding calcium-binding protein — translated: MANYFFDTITTAQQSAFTSGDVLVFTGVATATRVSVAYVAASGASPARIDLTYAGRTISFDPANLAVDYTASVFPDSSRLVIGASAGTDLSAVNSPGGDALFGGGGGDTLDGAAGANFMQGNQGDDLLLADSGADTLLGGQGVDSIDAGDGNNYVHGNLGDDILLAGTGADTMLGGQGNDSIDAFEGGNLVFGDLGDDFLLAGDGSSTLMGGAGDDVLLNYGGPGDQDSVDAGAGNDQVLSSEGNDIILLGDGDDFADAGDGDNFVQGNQGEDDIISGDGNDTLLGGQGNDVLTPGDGANYAHGNLGDDEIYGGIDKDTLLGGQGNDFIDGYDGNDLLFGDLGSDEIIAGEGDDVVFSGAGDDTVDNHEGGNDLTDLGTGNDSFVGGDDGDTVTAGEGDDAVDLGDGTNFATGGLGADLLTGGAGADTIDGGDGNDRISLGSGANVGIGGLGADSLLGGGQGDTLSGGEDADTLDAGAGVNRLDGGGGDDSLLAGTDVDTLLGGDGADTLTGGDGANHFDGGAGSDLITGGADGDTVTAGEGADTVVGAGGANNITGGGGNDSITASGAASDTLSGGDGADTLVNGASGGGILQGGAGADMLTGGAGAETFTGGAGADTFAAGAGGADRFVFVAGDSVSTAGSLDVISGFNATADDILSVGITVTSSNFLAGSNAGSYAQALLDATSLISGGSRDVVVIAVVGSSGGLEDGTYVFADSGGANTLSNAIKLTGLTGVLEVTDFG
- a CDS encoding phytanoyl-CoA dioxygenase family protein, coding for MSEQPVLLDSLAMARFTARGFLRFDGVVPEEINSQFLAEVGEAADPQPGRKVMRAFGELLLQAEIPEVAAGAPLSATYPQGSAIRRLLDLPQVRGAIQSLVGPDPVFDHHFLHVTFPPAYHEAGGGENVSQHTHQDSTVDPSKGFDLQVMYYPHKVTREMGGTRFIPGTHLRKVSEVALGRYQNMRGQQHMVCEAGTLLFLHNGLWHGGGVNHADRTRTMFKIRMNPSTPQVRQWDVATLPAQPNPRPIFYVKSAQPETVESILMSPEPWFEQDTGRLEYVNRIKLWRHLTGDATYDADHWMSRLENPARA